The following proteins are co-located in the Nitrospira sp. genome:
- a CDS encoding DNA topoisomerase IV subunit A: MAQAKTKKNGAVGKKLVGMADVVIAAAQRAKDPTFEIPIRALSNVSFNPRRGLIEMGEKKQSRSFFNVGMAKKFMQTMLVADALAELQQADLTTSLREIYYRTKHTIQDSHENTFDTQDESDPIIEDLEVSLVALREELHVRAENSGSIVGPVVFGDDGDRVDCAKLGKGGYSVPSIVEPEYLEIRRCTADFLLLVEKGTQWNRLSEDKFWRRYNCVLLTGNGQPPRGVRRLARRLHEEHKLPVYVLVDNDPWGYYIYSVVKQGSINLAFESQRMAIPKAKFIGLSSADPERYELPRNVGIKLNEKDITRAKELLNYQWFQKPAWQHEIKRMLTSGLKYELDALANKDFQYLTKKYLPRKLKEKDWLD, from the coding sequence ATGGCACAGGCAAAGACGAAGAAGAACGGGGCGGTGGGGAAAAAGCTCGTCGGGATGGCCGATGTGGTCATTGCGGCGGCGCAACGGGCCAAGGACCCGACGTTTGAAATTCCGATCCGTGCCTTGTCGAACGTGTCGTTCAATCCCCGCCGGGGACTGATCGAGATGGGCGAGAAGAAGCAATCCCGGTCGTTTTTTAACGTTGGGATGGCGAAGAAATTCATGCAGACGATGCTGGTGGCCGATGCGCTGGCCGAGCTGCAGCAGGCCGATCTGACCACCTCGCTCAGGGAAATCTATTATCGGACGAAACATACGATTCAGGACTCCCATGAGAATACCTTCGATACGCAGGACGAGTCCGACCCGATTATCGAAGATCTCGAAGTCTCGCTGGTAGCGCTCCGGGAAGAACTCCATGTGCGCGCGGAAAACAGCGGCAGCATTGTCGGGCCGGTCGTATTCGGGGACGACGGCGACCGGGTGGATTGTGCCAAGCTGGGCAAGGGTGGATATTCCGTGCCCTCGATCGTCGAACCCGAGTATCTGGAGATCCGCCGCTGCACCGCCGACTTCCTCCTGCTGGTCGAAAAAGGCACGCAGTGGAATCGACTCTCGGAAGATAAGTTCTGGCGGCGATACAACTGTGTGCTTCTGACGGGGAACGGGCAACCGCCGCGCGGGGTGCGGCGGCTGGCGCGTCGTCTGCACGAGGAGCACAAGCTGCCCGTGTATGTGCTGGTCGACAACGATCCCTGGGGGTATTATATTTATTCGGTCGTGAAACAGGGCTCGATCAACCTAGCATTCGAAAGCCAGCGTATGGCGATTCCGAAGGCGAAATTCATCGGGCTTTCCAGCGCCGATCCGGAACGTTATGAGTTGCCGAGGAATGTGGGCATCAAGCTGAACGAAAAAGACATTACCCGCGCCAAAGAGCTGCTGAATTATCAATGGTTCCAGAAGCCGGCCTGGCAGCATGAAATCAAACGCATGCTCACAAGCGGGCTGAAATACGAACTGGACGCGCTTGCGAACAAGGACTTTCAATATCTCACTAAGAAGTATCTGCCGCGCAAGTTGAAGGAAAAGGACTGGTTGGATTAG